One genomic segment of Sander lucioperca isolate FBNREF2018 chromosome 10, SLUC_FBN_1.2, whole genome shotgun sequence includes these proteins:
- the mrps12 gene encoding 28S ribosomal protein S12, mitochondrial, with amino-acid sequence MSSLWSLRPVLTSLFQASQHASGWTSGWTGPILSRTMATLNQMHRQGKPKAPPKSVGATFGRPQLKAVVLKTMIRKPKKPNSANRKCARVRLSNGKEAVVFIPGEGHNLQEHNVVLVEGGRTQDLPGVKLKVVRGKYDCGHVVKKKQ; translated from the exons ATGTCGTCGTTATGGAGCCTGAGACCGGTGCTGACGTCACTGTTTCAAG CGTCCCAGCATGCCTCTGGCTGGACCTCTGGCTGGACCGGTCCCATCCTCTCCAGGACGATGGCCACTCTCAACCAGATGCACCGCCAGGGGAAACCCAAAGCGCCTCCTAAATCTGTGGGCGCCACGTTCGGCCGCCCCCAGCTGAAGGCGGTGGTCCTGAAGACCATGATCCGGAAGCCCAAGAAGCCCAACTCCGCCAACAGGAAGTGCGCTCGCGTGCGTCTGTCTAACGGGAAGGAGGCGGTGGTGTTCATCCCCGGGGAGGGACACAACCTGCAGGAGCACAACGTGGTGCTGGTGGAGGGGGGCCGGACGCAGGACCTGCCCGGAGTCAAACTCAAAGTGGTCCGAGGGAAATATGACTGTGGTCACGTAGTGAAGAAGAAACAGTAG
- the LOC116051215 gene encoding nuclear factor 7, ovary-like, which produces MKNEVSYSPVILDPNTADANFVLSDELTCVRQANRWGEQLQLPDNPERLDCDYMGVLGSEGFDSGTHSWDVEVGNSTFWELGVLAESVQRKEDIQSGIWSIVFEEGEYSARSPPDPVNDLELKKQPRRVRVTLDWDGGKLSFYDLCTNTHIHTFTHTFTERLFPLFDHEETMFVLPLKVCVTVEQTNDYGVYMAHNDDDYGGYEDYDGNEDDDDDYDDYDFIMGF; this is translated from the exons ATGAAGAACGAGGTCTCCTACAGTCCTGTGATCCTGGACCCAAATACTGCTGATGCAAACTTCGTCCTGTCTGATGAGCTGACCTGTGTGAGACAAGCAAACAGATGGGGAGAGCAACTGCAGCTTCCTGATAATCCCGAGAGGTTGGATTGTGACTACATGG gtGTCCTGGGCTCTGAGGGCTTTGACTCAGGGACTCACAGCTGGGATGTCGAGGTTGGAAACAGTACATTCTGGGAACTGGGTGTGTTGGCAGAGTCTGTCCAGAGGAAGGAAGACATTCAGTCTGGAATATGGAGCATAGTGTTCGAAGAAGGTGAATACTCAGCACGGTCACCACCAGATCCAGTCAATGATCTTGAGCTGAAGAAGCAGCCCCGGAGGGTCCGAGTGACTCTGGACTGGGATGGAGGAAAGCTGTCGTTCTATGATCTTtgtactaacacacacatacacaccttcacacacactttcactgagagGCTGTTTCCATTGTTTGACCATGAGGAGACCATGTTTGTTTTACCACTGAAGGTCTGTGTGACTGTAGAACAGACGAATGATTATGGTGTTTATATGGCTcataatgatgatgattatgGTGGTTATGAAGATTATGATGGtaatgaggatgatgatgatgattatgatgattATGATTTCATTATGggattttaa